In Exiguobacterium acetylicum, the genomic stretch CCTGTTCCGTATCCTTTTCCTTGCGAATCACACCATTTTGTAACCTTGGTTCTGTCGTCTCGCGTGTCTTCGATCGTGATTCGAGAATCGACATCCGCTCTTGAATCTGCGCAATCAACTCGTCTGAGACATTTCCGGCAACGGAAATGACGATTTGATCCGGAGCATACGCTTCTTCGAGATATCGTCCGATCATCGTTCGATCAATCCGAAGCACACTCTCTTCCGTTCCAAGAATCGGTCGAGCCATGACATCTTCTCCGTAAGCCGCAACAGCTAATAACTCATGGACGAGATCATCTGGTGTGTCATCGTACATTTTAATCTCTTCAATGACGACCTTTTTCTCTTTTTCCAGTTCATCCGCGTCAAACGTCGATTCGAGGAACATGTCCGCCAATACGTGAAAGGCTTCTCCTGCATGTTCATCTAATGTCTTGACGTAATAACACGTTTGATCCTTACTCGTGAACGCATTAATATTTCCACCAAGTCGGTCAAAGTAAACCGCAATCTCTTTTGCCGTATGGCGTTTTGTTCCTTTAAACATCATATGCTCGATGAGATGACTGATACCATGCTCCTCGATTTGTTCCGTCCGACTTCCTGCTTGAATGAAGATTCCGGTCGCGACACTGCGTGCTTCCGGCATCCGTTCGACGATCAGTCGAACTCCGTTTTCTAGTTGTATCCGTTCGATCATAGTAATTCCTCCAAATATAGGAAACAAGGTGGCTCTCGTTGCATTCTCTGCACCGTCGAGCCACCTTGGATTCATTAGTTACGACGTGGTGGACGTTGTCCGTCACGTGGTGGGCGTGAACCCTGATCCCGGCGTGGCGGGCGGTTCTCACGCTCTGTCTTTTTCTTTTCTTCATACGCTGCACGATCTTCTTCACTTAAGCCTTCGACGAGCAGGACTTTGTGCGAAGCGTTGACGCGTCCCTTGTCATCGATTTCTGTGACACGGACTTTTAGCTTATCTCCAAGTTTGACGACATCTTCCGTATGACCAACACGGTTAAGTGCGAGTTCCGAAATGTGGACGAGTGCGTCTTTTCCTTTGAACAATTCGACGAATGCACCGAATTTCTCAACACGACGAACTGTTCCATCGAACTCTTCACCGACGACGACTTCACGGACGATATCTTCGACCAATTGACGGGCACGATCGATGCCGGCTTGATCCGTCGAAGCGATAAAGACGGTTCCGTCTTGATCGATGTCGATCTTGACGCCTGTCTCATCGATGATACCGTTGATGACTTTACCACCAGGTCCGATGACATCACGGATTTTATCTGGATTGATTTTGAGCGTGACGATTTTTGGCGCGTATTGCGACAATTCGACACGTGGTTCAGCGATGACCGTTTGCATATGCTCAAGAATGTGCAGACGACCAAGACGTGCTTGTTCGAGTGCTTCTTCGAGGATTTGACGCGTGATTCCGCCAATTTTCATATCCATTTGCAGAGCTGTGACACCTTCGTGAGTTCCAGCGACTTTAAAGTCCATATCGCCGAGATGATCTTCCATCCCTTGGATATCTGTCAAGATCGAGTAATTGTCGCCTTCCATGATCAAGCCCATCGCGATACCAGCGACGGGTGCTTTAAGTGGAACACCTGCATCCATCATGGCAAGGATCGAACCACAGATTGAAGCCTGTGATGAAGAACCGTTCGACTCAAGAACTTCCGACACGAGACGAATCGTGTACGGGAAATCAACTTCATTCGGGAGAACTGGTAAGAGTGCGCGTTCTCCAAGTGCCCCGTGACCAATTTCACGACGACCTGGCGCACGCATCGGACGTGCTTCCCCAACTGAGAATGGTGGGAAGTTGTAGTGGTGCATGAAACGCTTCTCTTCCTTCAGACCCAGTCCATCGATGATTTGAGCGTCACCCGCAACACCGAGTGTCGCAACAGACAAGACTTGTGTCTGACCGCGTGTGAACAAACCTGAACCGTGCGCACGTGGTAAGAGACCGACTTCTGAATCAAGTGGACGGATCTCAGCAAGACCACGACCATCTGGACGAACTTTGTCTTCCGTGATGAGGCGACGGACTTCGTCTTTGACGAACTTGTTGAGAACGCCTGATACTTCTGCCAATTGTTCTGCTGTGACTGACTCGTCAGCTGCATACAACTCGATGTATTTTGCGATGACTTCGTTGATAGCAACGTCACGTGCTTGTTTTTCTTCGACTTGAACTGCTTGTGTGACTTCTGCCAATGCTTCTGCTTTCAGGCGATTGACGATTGTCTCATCGAAGCTTGATACCGTATATTCGAACTTCTCTTTACCGACTTGTGCGACGATTTCTTCTTGGAACGCGATCATTTCCTTGATGACATCATGTCCGAGCAAGATCGCTTCAAGCATTGCTTGTTCCGATACTTCCTTCGCACCTGCTTCAACCATGTTGACGGCATGTTTTGTTCCGGCAACTTGAAGGTCGATGTCGCTGACTTCCATTTGCGCTGAAGTTGGGTTCACAACGAATTCTCCGTCAACGCGACCAATCGTCACGCCTGCGATTGGACCGTCAAATGGAATATCCGAGATCGAAAGCGCAATCGAAGCTCCGATCATCGCAGCGACTTCTGGTGAATTGTCAGTATCTGACGAAAGGACCGTCGTCGCCACTTGAACGTCGTGACGGAAACCATCCGGGAATAATGGACGGATTGGACGGTCGATCAGACGCGAAGTCAAGATCGCACTCTCTCCAGGACGTCCTTCACGTTTGAGGAATCCACCTGGGATTTTACCTGCCGCATATAATTTTTCTTCATAGTTCACTGTTAATGGGAAGAAATCTAAGTCCTTCGGTTGTTTTGATGCAACGACCGTAGCAAGAACGGCTGTATCGCCGTAACGAATCAATGCTGCTCCGTTCGCTTGTTTTGCTAATTGACCGATTTCAATCGTTAATGGACGTCCACCGAGTTCGGTCGAAAACGTCTGTTTTGTTTGTGACATGCACAAATCTCCTCTCACTGCTATCCGTTTTTTCATTCAAATCTAATTATGTAGGTTCTTGCGCAAAAAGTCCATGAATCGGCAAAAAAAAGAAACAGGAGACGATGCTCCTGCTTCCCTACCTCGTTCTCGTCGGGATTAGCGACGGAGACCAAGACGCTCGATCAACGAACGGTAACGTGCAACATCCTTGTTACGAAGGTATGTGAGCAAGTTACGGCGACGACCGACCATTTTCAAGAGACCACGACGTGAGTGGTGATCCTTTTTGTGTGTACGTAAGTGATCGTTCAAAGTTGTGATCTGTTCAGTTAAAACAGCAACTTGTACTTCCGGCGAACCAGTATCGCCTTGTTTCGTAGCATATGCTTCGATGATTTCGTTTTTACGTTCTTTTGTGAGTGCCATTGTCACTCCACCTCCATCTTATGAATGACCGTATTCCCGAGCATCGGATGGTGAGACCAGATGCCAAGTGAATCGGCTGTACGTGATCGTACTGACCTATCATAACGAACCCTGTCCGTACTGTCAAACGCTTAATCGTGTATTTGCCTCTTCGCGGTCCCGTGCCAATTGTTCCTTTAGTTGATCGATACCGTTGAAGGCTTTTTCATCACGTAAATAAGCGATCCATTCAAGCGTCAATTCTTGACCATAAAGATCCTCATCAAAGTCAAGAAGATGTGTCTCGATACTGACGTCTCCTGTCTCATAGAACGTCGGGCGTCTTCCGACGTTCGTCATCGCTTTGAACCGACGACCGTCCGCTAAACGAACGAATGTCGCATACACACCAAGTTTCGGTATGACGTAGGCGAATTCTGGTCGCATGTTGGCTGTCGGGAAGCCAATTTGTCGACCGCGTGCGTCACCGTGAATGATCGTACCTTTGATTTGGTAGGGTTCACCGAGTAAACGTGCAGCCGGTTCGACTTCTCCTGCAGCAAGTAAACGACGAATCCGGGTTGAGCTGATTTTTTCTGCTTCTTCTTGGAACTCTGCTACAACGGTGTGCGTGAACGTGCTCCGACTATGAAAATCAAGCGTCGTCATTTTTCCGGCTCCGAAGCGACCGTAGGAATAATCAAATCCAGCGACGACGTGCTCTGCTCCAGACGCAATCAGATATTCATCGACGAAAGCTTGCGGTGACAATTCCGAGAAAGGAATCGTGAACTCAATGACGTAAACACGATCGACACCAAGGCGTTCGATTTTCTCTAATTTCCGTTCAAGCGGCGTGATGTAGCGGACCGGTTCATCCCCTTTACCAAGTACTTGTTTCGGATGTGGATCAAAGGTCATGACAGCCAAAGGAAGGCGACGAGCCTCCGCTTCTTTCCGTGCTGCTGCGATGACTTGCTGATGTCCGAGATGTACACCGTCAAAAAAGCCGAGCGCGATGACAGCAGGGTCTTTTTGAGGCTGTTCCGGATATGTCAAATGTATGATGTCCATGATGCTCTCTCCGATCTTAATCGATTTGTAGCATGACCTCGACGCGTGCTACCTGTTCTTCTGGAAGACGTCGATATAACGCTAAAGGTACGTCTTCTTCATTATAGACAGTAAACAGCTCGAATTCGACTGGAATGCTCGTCAGCTTAGCTCCGTTCAAGACACGCTGCGCTGTTGCTGCGTCAACCGTCAATCGTGGCCATTTTTGGATGACGTGTTCGATCGGTAGGACGTGTTGCATCCGTTCTTCGACTGTCTCGTACGACTCGAGCGTCTCAAGTGTGACGGTGTCCGTCTCAGCAATCGCCCCAGAACCTGTCCGGCGTAAGTCGCTCATGTGTGCGGCATAACCGAGTCGTTCTCCGATTTCGACTGCTAGTGTCCGGATATAGGTCCCTTTTCCACATGCGATATCGAGGCGGAAGCGACAAAGACCATCTTCGAATACGAGGTCCGATGTCCGTTCCAATCGATCGATACGGACGATCCGTGTCGGTCGCTCGACTTCAATCCCTTTTCGTGCATATTCGTATAGTTTCTTCCCGTTCACTTTGACTGCTGAATAATACGGTGGCGTCTGTTCGATTTCTCCTGTCAAGGCGCTCAGAATATCAGCGATCGCCTCTTCAGTAATACTTTCGGGTTCGACCGGTGTTTCACGAACGATCTCTCCGTGTGCATCTTCTGTCGTCGTTGCAAAACCGATCGTCACTTCCGCCGCGTAACGTTTTCCTTCATCCGTGATGAAACGGGCAAGTTTCGTCGCTCGACCGAGACAAATCGGTAAGACACCTGTTACTTCTGGGTCAAGCGTCCCTGTATGTCCGACTTTTTTCGTCTGAAACAAGCGACGTAGACGAAAGACACAATCATGACTCGTCATGCCGGCTGGTTTATCTAGTGGTAATACTCCGATGGGTTCCACGTGATGTCCTCCTTGAAAAAAGGCAACCACATGCGTGGTTGCCTTAGGTGTTAATCTTTGTTCAAATTCCGAAGCAACTCATCAATGCGTGATCCGTATTCGACAGAAGAATCGACCTCGAACAATAGTTCAGGTGTTTTCCGCAGACGAATCCGCGATCCGATTTCCTTACGCATGAAGCCTTTTGATTTTTCAAGACCGATGCGCGCATCCTCACGTGCTTTTTCGTCACCGAGGACTGAATAGAAGATCGTCGCTTGTTGCAAGTCTCCTGTCACTTCGACACCTGTGACGGTAATCGGCTTGACGCGTGGATCCTTGACATCTTTGATGAGCAGTTGCGTAATTTCCTTACGCACCTGTTCGGCGACACGATTCGAGCGTAAACTCATGTTTGTTCCCTCCAGTTCGGAAGAATGGATTCCGTTCTGTTACTTCCGTTTGACTTCTTCCATGATGAACGCTTCGATGACATCATCGACTTTTACGTCATCATATTTTTCAATCTTAATACCACACTCGTAACCAGCAGCGACTTCTTTGACATCATCTTTGAAGCGGCGAAGTGTATCGAGTTTTCCTTCGTAGATGACAATGCTGTCACGAACGACACGAACACCTGCATCACGTGTCAACTTACCTTCCGTGACATATCCACCTGCGATCGTACCGACTTTCGACACTTTGATGACATCTCGGACTTCAGCTTGACCGATGATTTTCTCGACGAATTCAGGATCAAGGAGACCTTTCATCGCTTGCTCGATTTCTTCAATCGCATTGTAGATGATCCGGTGAAGACGAATTTCGACTTTTTCCTGATCTGCCATTGATTTTGCGTTACCATCCGGACGAACGTTGAATCCGATGATGATCGCATTTGCTGCTGAGGCGAGGATGACGTCACCTTCTGTGATCGCACCAACACCTGAGTGTACGATGTTAATTTTAACACCTTCGACATCAATTTTCTTCAATGAACCGGCTAAGGCTTCAACTGAACCTTGAACATCACCTTTGATGATGATATTGAGGTCCTTGACTTCGCCTTCTTTGATGCGGTCGAAGAGATCTTCTAAGCTAACTTTCGCTGAATCGCGACGTTGTGCTTCGATTTCACGTTGGTAACGTGCTTCACCGATTTGGCGTGCTTTTTTCTCATCTTCGAATGCGAAGAATTGATCGCCCGCTTTCGGGACATCGTTTAAACCTGTAATTTCGATTGGCGTCGATGGTCCGACTTCTTTGACACGACGACCGATATCGTTGACCATTGCCCGGATACGACCGAACGTGTGACCGACGACGATCGGGTCACCAACGCGAAGTGTTCCGTGTTGAACGAGAAGTGTAGCGACTGGACCGCGTCCTTTATCGAGTTTCGCCTCGATAACTGTTCCGCGACCGTTCATGTCTGGTGTTGATTTGTATTCTTGAACTTCTGAGACGAGAAGGATCATCTCGAGCAATTCGTCGATGCCGTCTCCTTTAAGAGCTGAAACCGGTACGAAGATTGTATCGCCGCCCCAGTCCTCTGCAACAAGTTCGAACTCTGTCAATTCTTGTTTGACACGGTCAGGGTTTGCGCCCTCTTTATCCATCTTGTTGACCGCGACGATGATTGGGACGCCAGCTGCTTTCGCGTGGCTGATCGCTTCTTCTGTCTGCGGCATGACACCGTCATCTGCTGCAACGACGATGATTGCGATATCCGTGACATCTGCTCCACGTGCACGCATCGTCGTGAACGCCGCGTGACCTGGTGTATCAAGGAACGTGATCTTCTTGCCGTCGATCTCAACTTGGTAAGCACCGATGTGCTGCGTGATCCCGCCGGCTTCGCCTGCAGTGACCTTCGTGTTACGGATCGAGTCGAGCAATGTCGTTTTACCGTGGTCGACGTGTCCCATGATCGTAACGACCGGTGGACGCTCAGACAATTCGTACTGGTCAAGGTTCAATTCGTATTGATCAAAGTCCGTCTCATCGACTTGGACAGTCTTTTCGACTTCAAAACCAAACTCTGTCGCGAGCAGTTCGACTGTCTCGTCATCAAGATCTTGGTTGATCGTCGCCATAACACCGAGACCCATCAATTTCATGATCAGTTCATTCGGTTTTTTCGCCATTTTTTCAGCGAGTTCACCGACTGTCAAGTTGTCAGAGTATTGAACGACGTTTGCCATCGCCTCTTCTTGCGCCCGGCGAGCTGCTTTCCGTTGACTCGACTTCGAGTTCGGATCCGCTACTTCAAGTTTGCGTGGTTCTGCTTTCTTTTGGTTCGGACGACGTTTGCCGCCACGGTTGTTACGGTTGCCGAATTCTGGGCGTCCGCCTTTGCTGTTACGTGATTGGTTACCTGCTGGTTTGTTTGTACTTCCTGGTCGGTTCGGTTTATTATCTGATTTCACTTGTTTTGGAGCCTCCGTCTTTTGAGCCCGATATTTTTCGGGATTAAATACTTGATCGAGTTGCTGTACTGTCTGTTCATCTAATACTGCCATATGATTCTTGACTGGTTTCTCCAGCTTTTCGAGCTGGGTGATGACCTGCTTACTTGTTACGTTTTGTTCCTTGGCGAATTCGTATACACGCTTACCCAAAGGATCCACCTCCAATTAGTCGTTCGAGAGGAGTTCAGTTAGCTTTTTCGCAAATCCGGCTTCATTGACTGACACGACAACACGCGCATCCTTTCCTAATGCTTGACCGAGAATCGTCCGGTCGGCGACTTCTAGGTAAGGAACCTGATAACTCGTACATTTATCTGTGACTTTCTTACGCGTGGCAGCCCCCGCATCTGCTGCTAAAAGAACAAGCTTCGCTTGTCCTCCTCGTACTTCTTTCAGTACGAGTTCTTCTCCCGTCGTCACTTTTCTAGCTCG encodes the following:
- the rbfA gene encoding 30S ribosome-binding factor RbfA; this encodes MSLRSNRVAEQVRKEITQLLIKDVKDPRVKPITVTGVEVTGDLQQATIFYSVLGDEKAREDARIGLEKSKGFMRKEIGSRIRLRKTPELLFEVDSSVEYGSRIDELLRNLNKD
- the rpsO gene encoding 30S ribosomal protein S15, which codes for MALTKERKNEIIEAYATKQGDTGSPEVQVAVLTEQITTLNDHLRTHKKDHHSRRGLLKMVGRRRNLLTYLRNKDVARYRSLIERLGLRR
- a CDS encoding YlxQ family RNA-binding protein — translated: MSKWESLLGLANRARKVTTGEELVLKEVRGGQAKLVLLAADAGAATRKKVTDKCTSYQVPYLEVADRTILGQALGKDARVVVSVNEAGFAKKLTELLSND
- the truB gene encoding tRNA pseudouridine(55) synthase TruB, with the protein product MEPIGVLPLDKPAGMTSHDCVFRLRRLFQTKKVGHTGTLDPEVTGVLPICLGRATKLARFITDEGKRYAAEVTIGFATTTEDAHGEIVRETPVEPESITEEAIADILSALTGEIEQTPPYYSAVKVNGKKLYEYARKGIEVERPTRIVRIDRLERTSDLVFEDGLCRFRLDIACGKGTYIRTLAVEIGERLGYAAHMSDLRRTGSGAIAETDTVTLETLESYETVEERMQHVLPIEHVIQKWPRLTVDAATAQRVLNGAKLTSIPVEFELFTVYNEEDVPLALYRRLPEEQVARVEVMLQID
- a CDS encoding bifunctional riboflavin kinase/FAD synthetase, giving the protein MDIIHLTYPEQPQKDPAVIALGFFDGVHLGHQQVIAAARKEAEARRLPLAVMTFDPHPKQVLGKGDEPVRYITPLERKLEKIERLGVDRVYVIEFTIPFSELSPQAFVDEYLIASGAEHVVAGFDYSYGRFGAGKMTTLDFHSRSTFTHTVVAEFQEEAEKISSTRIRRLLAAGEVEPAARLLGEPYQIKGTIIHGDARGRQIGFPTANMRPEFAYVIPKLGVYATFVRLADGRRFKAMTNVGRRPTFYETGDVSIETHLLDFDEDLYGQELTLEWIAYLRDEKAFNGIDQLKEQLARDREEANTRLSV
- a CDS encoding M16 family metallopeptidase codes for the protein MIERIQLENGVRLIVERMPEARSVATGIFIQAGSRTEQIEEHGISHLIEHMMFKGTKRHTAKEIAVYFDRLGGNINAFTSKDQTCYYVKTLDEHAGEAFHVLADMFLESTFDADELEKEKKVVIEEIKMYDDTPDDLVHELLAVAAYGEDVMARPILGTEESVLRIDRTMIGRYLEEAYAPDQIVISVAGNVSDELIAQIQERMSILESRSKTRETTEPRLQNGVIRKEKDTEQAHICYNFRAIPSADPRLPALALLNNAFGATMSSRLFQSIREERGLAYSVFSYYTTFDDHGTFTIYVGTSPESVEEVEKVLAAEIDRLKRDGLSKKELEDGIEQLKGSLILGNEGTSSHMNRNARNELHLHRHPSLEEVLADVERIRSSDIEGLIEHIFSEEPAKAYILPADEEEEA
- the infB gene encoding translation initiation factor IF-2 yields the protein MGKRVYEFAKEQNVTSKQVITQLEKLEKPVKNHMAVLDEQTVQQLDQVFNPEKYRAQKTEAPKQVKSDNKPNRPGSTNKPAGNQSRNSKGGRPEFGNRNNRGGKRRPNQKKAEPRKLEVADPNSKSSQRKAARRAQEEAMANVVQYSDNLTVGELAEKMAKKPNELIMKLMGLGVMATINQDLDDETVELLATEFGFEVEKTVQVDETDFDQYELNLDQYELSERPPVVTIMGHVDHGKTTLLDSIRNTKVTAGEAGGITQHIGAYQVEIDGKKITFLDTPGHAAFTTMRARGADVTDIAIIVVAADDGVMPQTEEAISHAKAAGVPIIVAVNKMDKEGANPDRVKQELTEFELVAEDWGGDTIFVPVSALKGDGIDELLEMILLVSEVQEYKSTPDMNGRGTVIEAKLDKGRGPVATLLVQHGTLRVGDPIVVGHTFGRIRAMVNDIGRRVKEVGPSTPIEITGLNDVPKAGDQFFAFEDEKKARQIGEARYQREIEAQRRDSAKVSLEDLFDRIKEGEVKDLNIIIKGDVQGSVEALAGSLKKIDVEGVKINIVHSGVGAITEGDVILASAANAIIIGFNVRPDGNAKSMADQEKVEIRLHRIIYNAIEEIEQAMKGLLDPEFVEKIIGQAEVRDVIKVSKVGTIAGGYVTEGKLTRDAGVRVVRDSIVIYEGKLDTLRRFKDDVKEVAAGYECGIKIEKYDDVKVDDVIEAFIMEEVKRK
- the pnp gene encoding polyribonucleotide nucleotidyltransferase; its protein translation is MSQTKQTFSTELGGRPLTIEIGQLAKQANGAALIRYGDTAVLATVVASKQPKDLDFFPLTVNYEEKLYAAGKIPGGFLKREGRPGESAILTSRLIDRPIRPLFPDGFRHDVQVATTVLSSDTDNSPEVAAMIGASIALSISDIPFDGPIAGVTIGRVDGEFVVNPTSAQMEVSDIDLQVAGTKHAVNMVEAGAKEVSEQAMLEAILLGHDVIKEMIAFQEEIVAQVGKEKFEYTVSSFDETIVNRLKAEALAEVTQAVQVEEKQARDVAINEVIAKYIELYAADESVTAEQLAEVSGVLNKFVKDEVRRLITEDKVRPDGRGLAEIRPLDSEVGLLPRAHGSGLFTRGQTQVLSVATLGVAGDAQIIDGLGLKEEKRFMHHYNFPPFSVGEARPMRAPGRREIGHGALGERALLPVLPNEVDFPYTIRLVSEVLESNGSSSQASICGSILAMMDAGVPLKAPVAGIAMGLIMEGDNYSILTDIQGMEDHLGDMDFKVAGTHEGVTALQMDMKIGGITRQILEEALEQARLGRLHILEHMQTVIAEPRVELSQYAPKIVTLKINPDKIRDVIGPGGKVINGIIDETGVKIDIDQDGTVFIASTDQAGIDRARQLVEDIVREVVVGEEFDGTVRRVEKFGAFVELFKGKDALVHISELALNRVGHTEDVVKLGDKLKVRVTEIDDKGRVNASHKVLLVEGLSEEDRAAYEEKKKTERENRPPRRDQGSRPPRDGQRPPRRN